Proteins from one Ramlibacter sp. PS4R-6 genomic window:
- a CDS encoding DMT family transporter yields MTPQYHPLAGIALVVAACACFSALDTTTKYVSAGVPLLMALWFRYAFQAFATTIVVLPMRGMRVWRTQHPKFQVLRGVLLLTSSLFAFASLKYMPVGEFTAIVAIAPLVVTVLAATVLKEHVSPLRWVLVAGGFVGTLVIIRPGADSFHWATLLPLGLVGTNAWFQVLTSRLARTEDPVTMHLYTGWVGTLIASLALPFVWVHIDRAFLWALLCFMGVAATIGHFMLILAFQRAPAATLSPYLYSQIAFAMVAGALVFSHVPDGWSLVGMVLIVICGGIGGWLTVRESRVKLEPIEA; encoded by the coding sequence GTGACGCCCCAATACCACCCGCTTGCCGGCATCGCGCTGGTCGTCGCCGCCTGCGCCTGCTTCTCGGCGCTGGACACGACGACCAAGTACGTCAGCGCCGGCGTGCCGCTGCTGATGGCGCTGTGGTTCCGCTACGCCTTCCAGGCGTTCGCGACCACCATCGTGGTCCTGCCGATGCGCGGCATGCGCGTGTGGCGCACGCAGCATCCCAAGTTCCAGGTGCTGCGCGGCGTGCTGCTCCTGACGAGCAGCCTGTTCGCCTTCGCGAGCCTGAAGTACATGCCGGTGGGCGAGTTCACCGCCATCGTCGCCATCGCGCCGCTCGTGGTCACCGTGCTCGCCGCGACGGTACTGAAGGAGCACGTGTCGCCGCTGCGCTGGGTGCTGGTGGCGGGCGGCTTCGTCGGCACGCTGGTCATCATCCGCCCCGGCGCGGACAGTTTCCACTGGGCCACGCTGCTGCCGCTGGGCCTGGTGGGCACCAACGCCTGGTTCCAGGTGCTCACGAGCCGCCTCGCCCGCACCGAAGACCCGGTCACCATGCACCTGTACACGGGCTGGGTCGGCACGCTGATCGCGTCGCTGGCGCTTCCGTTCGTGTGGGTGCACATCGACCGCGCGTTCCTGTGGGCGCTGCTGTGCTTCATGGGCGTGGCCGCCACCATCGGCCACTTCATGCTGATCCTGGCCTTCCAGCGCGCGCCGGCCGCCACGCTGTCGCCCTACCTCTATTCGCAGATCGCGTTCGCGATGGTGGCGGGCGCGCTCGTGTTCTCGCACGTGCCGGATGGGTGGTCGCTCGTGGGGATGGTGCTCATCGTCATCTGC
- a CDS encoding 3',5'-nucleoside bisphosphate phosphatase: MSILNADLHSHSLVSDGTLTPEALAARAAANGVELWSLTDHDEIGGQRRAMEAARAHGMKYLTGTEISVSFAGRTVHIVGLGFDPDDAEMLRGLVAVRGGRDARAREMAAGLAKVGIKGAYEGATKYAGNPELVSRTHFARFLVESGVCKDTYEVFDRFLTEGKPGYVEHKWASLGDAVRWITRAGGMAVIAHPARYRFTPNEEYALFIEFKTHGGRGVEVVTGSHTTAEYVQYAATAREFGLAASRGSDFHSPEESHTDLGALPYLPGELTPVWEVLADRIQ, translated from the coding sequence GTGTCCATCCTCAATGCCGACCTGCACAGCCACTCCCTCGTCTCCGACGGCACGCTGACCCCCGAGGCGCTCGCGGCCCGCGCGGCGGCCAACGGCGTGGAGCTGTGGTCGCTCACCGACCATGACGAGATCGGCGGCCAGCGGCGAGCCATGGAGGCAGCGCGGGCGCACGGCATGAAATACCTCACGGGCACGGAGATTTCCGTGTCCTTCGCGGGCCGCACCGTGCACATCGTGGGCCTGGGGTTCGATCCCGACGACGCCGAGATGCTGCGCGGCCTGGTGGCCGTGCGCGGCGGCCGCGACGCGCGGGCGCGCGAGATGGCCGCGGGCCTGGCCAAGGTCGGCATCAAGGGCGCCTACGAAGGCGCGACGAAGTACGCCGGCAACCCCGAGCTCGTCTCGCGCACGCACTTCGCGCGCTTCCTGGTGGAGTCGGGCGTGTGCAAGGACACCTACGAGGTGTTCGACCGCTTCCTCACCGAAGGCAAGCCCGGCTACGTCGAGCACAAGTGGGCATCGCTGGGCGACGCGGTGCGCTGGATCACGCGCGCCGGCGGCATGGCCGTCATCGCCCATCCCGCGCGGTACCGCTTCACGCCGAACGAGGAGTACGCGCTCTTCATCGAGTTCAAGACGCACGGCGGCCGCGGCGTCGAGGTGGTCACCGGCAGCCACACCACGGCCGAGTACGTGCAGTACGCCGCCACCGCCCGGGAGTTCGGCCTGGCCGCGTCGCGCGGCAGCGACTTCCACAGCCCCGAAGAAAGCCATACCGACCTGGGTGCGCTACCCTACCTGCCCGGCGAGCTCACGCCCGTCTGGGAAGTGTTAGCGGACCGCATCCAGTGA
- the pcp gene encoding pyroglutamyl-peptidase I produces the protein MVAGSDNSPTDCPTVLVTGFEPFGNDVLNPSWMAAQALHGRMVAGHRIIGARIPTVFDIAVQALREELLRHLPVLVVGTGQAGGRGALSLERVAINVNDARIPDNAGAQPVDTAVVADGPAAYFSTLPIKAMRAAMLDAGIAAEVSQTAGTFVCNHTFYGLMHELATNPRLKRTRGGFIHVPWLPNQGQPSMPLENIVAGLKAGIECALRTKHDIRSEAGALN, from the coding sequence ATGGTAGCGGGATCAGACAACAGCCCGACCGACTGTCCGACCGTGCTGGTGACCGGCTTCGAGCCCTTCGGCAACGACGTGCTCAACCCCAGCTGGATGGCGGCCCAGGCCCTGCACGGCCGCATGGTGGCCGGCCACCGCATCATTGGCGCGCGCATCCCCACCGTGTTCGACATCGCCGTGCAAGCTCTGCGCGAGGAACTGCTCAGGCACCTGCCGGTTCTGGTGGTCGGCACGGGCCAGGCCGGCGGCCGCGGCGCGCTGTCGCTGGAGCGCGTGGCGATCAACGTCAATGACGCGCGCATCCCCGACAACGCCGGCGCACAGCCGGTGGACACGGCCGTCGTCGCCGACGGGCCGGCGGCGTACTTCAGCACCTTGCCGATCAAGGCCATGCGCGCCGCCATGCTCGATGCGGGCATCGCCGCCGAGGTGTCGCAGACCGCGGGCACCTTCGTGTGCAACCACACGTTCTACGGCCTGATGCACGAGCTCGCGACGAATCCCCGGCTCAAACGCACGCGTGGCGGCTTCATTCACGTGCCCTGGCTCCCCAACCAGGGCCAGCCTTCCATGCCGCTAGAAAACATCGTGGCGGGCCTGAAGGCGGGCATCGAATGCGCGTTGAGAACAAAGCACGACATCCGCAGCGAGGCCGGCGCGCTGAACTGA
- the ypfJ gene encoding KPN_02809 family neutral zinc metallopeptidase: MRWEGNRESSNVEDVRGSGGGGFPIGGGGLSIGAVVIALVGGAIFGINPLTILSMLSGGGAPTAQQAPAHPPPADDRGAKFVSVVLADTEDVWGKLFQAGGAQYHQPKLVLFRGAVGTACGTGQSAMGPFYCPADKKVYIDLNFYDTLKTRLGAPGEFAQAYVIAHEVGHHVQDELGITRKAEQARSRMNPAQANAVSVRVELQADCFAGVWTHHSQQGKKWLDPGDIESAMNAAAKIGDDALQKNAGRAVVPESFTHGSSAQRQKWFQTGYQTGSVKACDTFASRDL, encoded by the coding sequence ATGCGCTGGGAAGGCAATCGCGAATCGAGCAACGTCGAGGACGTGCGGGGCTCCGGTGGGGGCGGCTTTCCCATCGGCGGGGGCGGATTGAGCATCGGCGCGGTGGTGATCGCGCTGGTGGGCGGCGCCATCTTCGGCATCAACCCGCTGACCATCCTGTCGATGCTCAGTGGCGGCGGCGCGCCCACCGCGCAGCAGGCGCCGGCGCACCCGCCGCCGGCCGACGACCGCGGCGCGAAGTTCGTCTCGGTGGTGCTGGCGGACACCGAGGACGTGTGGGGCAAGTTGTTCCAGGCCGGTGGCGCGCAGTACCACCAGCCCAAGCTGGTGCTGTTCCGCGGGGCCGTGGGCACCGCGTGCGGCACGGGGCAAAGCGCGATGGGGCCGTTCTACTGCCCCGCCGACAAGAAGGTCTACATCGACCTGAACTTCTACGACACGCTGAAGACCCGCCTGGGCGCGCCCGGCGAGTTCGCGCAGGCCTACGTGATCGCGCACGAGGTGGGCCACCACGTGCAGGATGAGCTGGGCATCACGCGCAAGGCCGAACAGGCCCGCTCGCGCATGAACCCGGCGCAGGCCAACGCGGTGTCGGTGCGTGTCGAACTGCAGGCGGATTGCTTCGCCGGCGTGTGGACCCACCATTCGCAGCAGGGCAAGAAGTGGCTGGACCCGGGCGACATCGAGTCGGCCATGAACGCCGCCGCCAAGATCGGCGACGACGCGCTGCAGAAGAACGCCGGCCGGGCCGTGGTGCCCGAAAGCTTCACCCACGGCTCCAGCGCCCAGCGCCAGAAGTGGTTCCAGACCGGCTACCAGACCGGCAGCGTCAAGGCCTGCGACACCTTCGCCTCCCGGGACCTCTGA
- a CDS encoding DEAD/DEAH box helicase, which yields MPSSFKNLQLAEPLARAVAEMGYEQMTPIQAQAIPVVLTGKDVMGAAQTGTGKTAAFSLPLLQRLLKHENASTSPARHPVRALVLLPTRELADQVAQQVKMYAKYTQLRSTVVFGGIDMKPQTAELKRGVEVLVATPGRLLDHIEAKNCVLNQVEYVVLDEADRMLDIGFLPDLQRILSFLPKQRTTLLFSATFSPEIKRLANSYLQDPITVEVARPNQEASTVEQHFYSVSDDDKRRALKQIVRERGLSQAFVFVNSKLGCARLARSLERDGHKTTALHGDKSQDERLKALAAFKAGEVDLLVATDVAARGLDIKDVPAVFNFDVPFNSEDYVHRIGRTGRAGASGLAVTFVAPSDQRLVADIEKLLKRKIEIEPIEFEEDRPRGRINDGRRTWRDRGEVGDPRDVLDAPRDRDRPPPQRREPARAPSDPFFDKPYESAAPAEAEAMPAWEKSAKQAAPRVSGNIKTKRKVAALFKATP from the coding sequence ATGCCTAGTTCCTTCAAGAATCTCCAGCTGGCCGAGCCGCTGGCGCGCGCCGTAGCCGAAATGGGCTACGAGCAGATGACGCCCATCCAGGCCCAGGCCATTCCCGTGGTGCTCACGGGCAAAGACGTCATGGGCGCCGCCCAGACCGGCACCGGCAAGACGGCCGCCTTCTCGCTGCCGCTGCTCCAGCGCCTCCTGAAACACGAGAACGCCTCGACCTCGCCGGCGCGCCACCCCGTGCGCGCGCTGGTGCTGCTGCCCACGCGCGAACTGGCCGACCAGGTCGCCCAGCAGGTGAAGATGTACGCCAAGTACACGCAGTTGCGCAGCACCGTGGTGTTCGGCGGCATCGACATGAAGCCGCAGACGGCCGAGCTCAAGCGCGGCGTCGAGGTGCTGGTCGCCACGCCGGGCCGCCTGCTCGACCACATCGAGGCCAAGAACTGCGTGCTGAACCAGGTGGAGTACGTGGTGCTCGACGAGGCCGACCGCATGCTGGACATCGGCTTCCTGCCCGACCTGCAGCGCATCCTGTCGTTCCTGCCCAAGCAGCGCACCACGCTCCTGTTCTCCGCGACGTTCTCGCCCGAGATCAAGCGCCTGGCCAACAGCTACCTGCAGGACCCCATCACCGTGGAAGTGGCGCGGCCCAACCAGGAAGCGTCCACCGTCGAGCAGCATTTCTACAGCGTGAGCGACGACGACAAGCGCCGCGCGCTCAAGCAGATCGTGCGCGAGCGCGGCCTGTCACAGGCCTTCGTGTTCGTCAACAGCAAGCTCGGTTGCGCGCGGCTGGCACGTTCGCTGGAGCGCGACGGCCACAAGACCACCGCCCTGCACGGCGACAAGAGCCAGGACGAGCGCCTCAAGGCGCTCGCCGCATTCAAGGCGGGCGAAGTCGACCTGCTGGTGGCCACCGACGTGGCCGCGCGCGGCCTCGACATCAAGGACGTGCCGGCGGTCTTCAACTTCGACGTGCCGTTCAACTCGGAAGACTACGTGCACCGCATCGGCCGCACCGGCCGCGCCGGCGCTTCGGGCCTGGCGGTGACCTTCGTCGCGCCGTCGGACCAGCGCCTGGTCGCCGACATCGAGAAGCTGCTCAAGCGCAAGATCGAGATCGAGCCCATCGAGTTCGAGGAAGACCGGCCGCGCGGCCGCATCAACGATGGGCGCCGCACCTGGCGCGACCGCGGCGAGGTGGGCGACCCGCGCGACGTGCTCGACGCGCCGCGCGACCGCGACCGTCCGCCTCCGCAGCGCCGCGAACCCGCGCGCGCGCCGTCCGACCCGTTCTTCGACAAGCCCTACGAGTCGGCCGCGCCCGCCGAAGCGGAGGCAATGCCCGCGTGGGAAAAGAGCGCGAAGCAGGCCGCGCCCCGCGTGTCCGGCAACATCAAGACCAAGCGCAAGGTCGCGGCCCTCTTCAAGGCGACGCCGTAA
- the cueR gene encoding Cu(I)-responsive transcriptional regulator, whose protein sequence is MNIGEAAKLSGVSAKMVRHYESLGLLPAVARTDAGYRQYAEREVHTLRFIRHARDLGFSMAEIGELVKLWQNQRRSSASVKKIAQKHLADIDAKMAEMAAMRKTLQHLVHCCGGDDRPDCPILDELAS, encoded by the coding sequence ATGAACATCGGCGAAGCCGCGAAGCTGTCGGGCGTTTCCGCGAAGATGGTGCGGCACTACGAGTCGCTGGGGCTGTTGCCCGCGGTGGCGCGCACCGATGCGGGCTACCGGCAGTATGCCGAGCGCGAGGTGCACACGCTGCGCTTCATCCGCCACGCGCGCGACCTGGGCTTCTCGATGGCGGAGATCGGCGAGCTGGTGAAGCTGTGGCAGAACCAGCGCCGCTCCAGCGCCAGCGTGAAGAAGATCGCGCAGAAGCACCTGGCCGACATCGACGCGAAGATGGCCGAGATGGCCGCCATGCGCAAGACGCTGCAGCACCTGGTGCACTGCTGCGGCGGCGACGACCGGCCCGACTGCCCGATCCTGGACGAGCTGGCGTCCTGA